A genome region from Pyrenophora tritici-repentis strain M4 chromosome 9, whole genome shotgun sequence includes the following:
- a CDS encoding methyltransferase OMS1, mitochondrial precursor, whose amino-acid sequence MAKLPKPPKVFPVKAAIPSRPATPFRRRIPQTQPDADESLRSASDPTPAQIGQRIWRERPRLSDLQRLSDEELRSAQHQAKLRRWRQWPMFGIGLVAFGMGTYGAMLWVSLTQDVDLQDLPEDLSDRFDKEADGYDEKVDTSEMLLLLTSKRKKLTAMAKGHVLEVAVGTGRNMPYYNTKQCDTVTLLDSSGPMLAVAKRKWNDTHKEYFSRVFFKQQSALDPITPPYGAKDGYDTVIQTMGLCSTPEPVRLLQNLEACTNEKGQILLLEHGKSHYEWLNGILDKTAPAHADEHGCWWNKDIGKIVEESGLEVVDMKRYNFGTTWWFQLKPRRGIRQALGESMASEQPPAAQGASPVAQKSWWSLWR is encoded by the coding sequence ATGGCGAAGCTTCCCAAGCCCCCAAAGGTGTTCCCGGTGAAAGCTGCAATACCATCGAGGCCCGCCACCCCATTCCGCAGACGGATACCGCAAACGCAGCCCGATGCTGATGAATCATTACGAAGCGCCAGCGATCCAACACCAGCACAGATTGGGCAGAGAATATGGAGGGAGCGTCCAAGACTATCGGACCTACAGCGCTTGTCGGATGAGGAATTGAGGTCGGCACAGCACCAGGCAAAACTGCGGAGATGGAGGCAATGGCCCATGTTCGGTATCGGGCTGGTCGCATTCGGCATGGGCACATATGGAGCTATGCTTTGGGTATCGCTAACACAAGATGTGGACCTGCAAGATCTGCCCGAGGACCTCTCCGACCGGTTCGACAAGGAGGCTGACGGCTACGACGAGAAGGTGGACACATCGGAGATGCTGCTCCTCCTTACCTCGAAGCGGAAGAAGCTCACTGCCATGGCCAAGGGACATGTGTTGGAGGTTGCTGTGGGTACGGGCAGGAACATGCCATACTACAATACCAAGCAATGCGACACTGTCACATTGCTCGACTCTAGCGGGCCCATGCTAGCGGTTGCAAAGCGGAAATGGAACGACACGCACAAGGAATACTTTAGTCGCGTCTTCTTCAAGCAACAATCCGCCCTAGATCCGATAACCCCGCCTTACGGTGCCAAAGATGGATACGACACAGTGATACAGACCATGGGACTCTGCTCCACGCCAGAACCTGTCAGGTTGCTGCAGAATCTAGAGGCATGCACAAACGAGAAGGGACAGATACTGCTGCTGGAGCACGGCAAGTCGCATTACGAGTGGCTCAACGGTATATTGGACAAGACTGCGCCAGCGCATGCCGATGAGCACGGTTGCTGGTGGAACAAAGACATCGGCAAGATCGTGGAAGAGAGCGGGCTAGAGGTGGTGGATATGAAGCGCTATAACTTTGGCACGACGTGGTGGTTTCAATTGAAGCCGAGGAGGGGCATACGACAAGCGCTGGGCGAGAGTATGGCGAGTGAGCAGCCGCCCGCGGCGCAGGGCGCGTCGCCGGTCGCACAGAAGTCATGGTGGTCACTGTGGAGATGA
- a CDS encoding sarcosine oxidase: MASSASSQIPSSILIVGSGAFGLSTAYSLCRNPLFNHTSITVVDRHPFPTPDGSSIDTSRIIRPDYAAARYTRLATIAQNHWRTDFATEHYHEVGLCVTAWGPEQKYVSESLANVRAIGTDKVEVLNSAEDIQKACGLEGKDPWGNGSTGYVNWSSGWANAEGAMMWLREKVEKLKRVNFVTKPVQKLLIDHKTNTVSGVRLSDSSELKADLTMLAAGAWTASLIDLRGICKATGQTLCYMPISEEEEAKMSKQPTILNLSHGLFMIPPHKGLLKVARHGHGYINPTTIPHPESEDPNETITVSLPYTSFDDPSQAAPIEGQRQCRNFLAAIHPSLATPSRPFTKSKICWYTDTRDGDFLISYHPKYKGLFVATGGSGHGFKFLPVIGDSIVECIQGRTPEDFKGRWEWPAERIPEEQWAGDGSRGGPVGMVLQDEMAKSQGKL, encoded by the exons ATGGCGTCTTCTGCATCTTCCCAGATACCCTCGTCCATCTTGATTGTCGgaagcggtgcttttgggCTTTCTACTGCATATTCTCTATGTCGAAACCCCCTGTTCAATCACACTTCAATCACTGTTGTAGACCGTCATCCGTTTCCTACTCCAGATGGCTCCAGC ATTGATACCTCACGAATCATCCGTCCAGACTATGCAGCCGCACGCTACACCCGCCTCGCTACTATCGCCCAGAACCACTGGCGAACCGATTTCGCGACCGAACACTACCATGAGGTTGGACTATGTGTGACCGCCTGGGGTCCCGAGCAAAAATACGTTTCCGAATCTCTCGCAAACGTCCGCGCCATAGGAACAGATAAGGTCGAGGTGCTCAATTCAGCAGAGGATATCCAGAAAGCATGCGGCTTGGAAGGCAAGGATCCTTGGGGCAATGGCAGCACAGGATACGTCAACTGGAGTTCAGGCTGGGCCAACGCTGAAGGTGCCATGATGTGGCTGCGCGAAAAGGTGGAAAAGCTGAAAAGAGTCAATTTTGTAACGAAGCCCGTACAAAAACTTCTGATCGACCATAAAACCAACACCGTTTCCGGCGTTCGGCTCAGCGACTCGAGTGAATTGAAGGCAGACCTTACCATGCTGGCAGCAGGAGCATGGACAGCGTCTCTCATTGATCTGCGTGGAATCTGCAAGGCAACTGGCCAAACACTGTGTTACATGCCAATCTctgaagaggaggaagccAAAATGTCTAAGCAGCCGACTATCCTAAATCTCTCCCATGGTCTCTTCATGATTCCTCCTCACAAGGGATTGCTCAAAGTAGCGCGACACGGCCATGGCTACATCAATCCAACTACAATTCCACACCCAGAATCAGAAGACCCGAACGAGACGATTACAGTCTCTCTGCCCTATACCTCTTTCGATGATCCATCGCAAGCAGCACCGATTGAAGGACAGCGACAATGCCGCAATTTTCTGGCTGCTATTCATCCCTCACTTGCTACACCCTCGCGGCCATTTACCAAGTCTAAGATCTGTTGGTACACTGATACAAGAGACGGTGACTTTTTGATCTCGTACCACCCCAAGTACAAGGGATTGTTTGTAGCGACGGGTGGCTCAGGACATGGTTTCAAGTTCCTGCCAGTCATTGGTGACAGTATCGTGGAGTGTATACAAGGGCGGACACCGGAAGACTTCAAGGGCCGTTGGGAGTGGCCGGCTGAGCGAATCCCGGAAGAGCAGTGGGCCGGTGATGGAAGTCGGGGTGGCCCGGTTGGGATGGTGTTGCAAGATGAAATGGCTAAAAGCCAGGGCAAGTTGTAG